From the Quercus lobata isolate SW786 chromosome 6, ValleyOak3.0 Primary Assembly, whole genome shotgun sequence genome, one window contains:
- the LOC115994898 gene encoding probable inactive DNA (cytosine-5)-methyltransferase DRM3 isoform X2 — protein MGFLPSLVDKVIEEKGEENADLLLETLIAYSDLQKSNSESSDSLDSLFDDKEPCSPEIATPTVVQPKEEPDVHNGFGDDKRASLLMMNFSINEVAFAIDKLGEDAQITELVDFITAAQIAEELEKDADDTTQGDEVRNSSDSPMHANNETLFGTMEKTLRLLEMGFSESEVSSAIEKYGSEIPVSELADSIFADQISKSCVGGSEYSSYAFGTVKVKTEDYSFDAVSHSRNMNGSVSHARNINSAVSHSRNINGSAVSHSRNINGAAVSHSRNINVEQTFKGKRPKQESFDDCPDSVSQSRNINIGGNSKGKRPKQENIDDSSSFVDSTWIEEKVDPKITRYGRPNLFRENPSKSLDRMVAKPPYFCYANVVNISHDSWAKISQFLYALEPEFVNTQFFSALSRKEGYVHNLPTENRLHLLPKPPMTIEDAIPHTKQWWPSWDTRKQLNCISSGTSGTSLLCDRLGRMLTDSRGLLSSEQQRDILHHCRTLNLVWVGQYKLAPMEPEHIERILGYPLNHTQAAENSLTDRFQSLKYCLQTDTLGYHLSVLKSMYPGGLTVLSLYSGIGGAEITLNQLGIPLKGVVSVETSETKRMILRRWWQSSGQTGELVQIEDIQKLTSNKIENLIKKFGGFDFVICQNPCIHFPSSKIAVEDDSLIGFDFSLFYEFVRVLQRVRSMVERNR, from the exons ATGGGATTCTTACCCTCTCTTGTTGACAAAGTGATTGAGGAAAAGG GTGAAGAGAATGCTGATTTGTTGTTGGAAACTCTCATTGCATATTCT GATCTTCAAAAATCGAATTCTGAGTCATCAGATTCTTTAGATAGCTTGTTTGATGACAAGGAACCTTGTAGCCCAGAAATTGCAACTCCAACAGTTGTTCAACCAAAAGAG GAGCCTGATGTACATAATGGATTTGGTGATGACAAAAGAGCATCCTTACTGATGATGAATTTCTCTATAAATGAAGTTGCATTTGCAATCGATAAGCTTG GTGAAGATGCTCAAATAACTGAATTAGTGGACTTCATAACTGCTGCCCAAATAGCTGAAGAGCTTGAAAAGGACGCAGATGATACAACTCAGGGGGATGAAGTTAGAAATTCAAGTGATAGCCCAATG CATGCTAATAATGAAACCCTGTTTGGGACTATGGAGAAAACACTGCGTTTGCTTGAAATGGGTTTCTCTGAGAGTGAAGTTTCATCTGCAATTGAGAAGTACG GTTCAGAGATTCCAGTTTCAGAACTTGCTGACTCCATTTTTGCAGATCAAATTTCTAAGAGCTGTGTTGGAGGATCTGAG TATTCCTCATATGCTTTTGGAACTGTAAAAGTGAAGACAGAGGATTATAGTTTCGATGCTGTTTCTCATTCGAGAAATATGAATGGTTCTGTATCTCATGCGAGAAATATCAACAGTGCTGTATCTCATTCGAGAAATATCAACGGTAGTGCTGTATCTCATTCGAGAAATATTAACGGTGCTGCTGTATCTCATTCGAGAAATATCAATGTTGAGCAAACCTTTAAAGGAAAAAGGCCAAAACAAGAGTCTTTTGATGACTGTCCAGATTCTGTTTCTCAGTCTAGGAATATTAATATTGGGGGAAATAGTAAGGGGAAAAGACCGAAACAGGAGAATATTGATGACTCAAGTTCTTTTGTTGACTCTACGTGGATTGAAGAAAAAGTCGACCCAAAAATCACCAGATACGGAAGGCCGAATCTATTCAGAGAAAATCCGTCCAAGAGTCTTGATAGAATGGTAGCTAAACCTCCATATTTCTGTTATgcaaatgttgtgaatatatcTCATGACTCTTGGGCAAAAATTTCACAGTTCTTATATGCCCTTGAGCCTGAATTTGTTAATACCCAGTTTTTCTCAGCCTTGAGTAGAAAAGAAGGCTATGTACACAATCTTCCTACTGAAAATAGGCTGCACCTCCTTCCAAAGCCTCCAATGACCATCGAAGACGCTATACCACATACTAAGCAATGGTGGCCATCATGGGATACAAGGAAGCAGTTAAACTGCATCAGTTCTGGAACCAGTGGAACATCTCTGCTCTGTGATAGGCTTGGAAGGATGTTAACTGATTCTCGAGGACTGCTCTCATCTGAACAGCAGAGAGATATCCTTCATCATTGCCGGACATTAAATCTTGTGTGGGTTGGCCAGTATAAATTGGCTCCTATGGAACCTGAACATATAGAGCGTATTCTAGGCTATCCATTGAATCACACTCAAGCTGCTGAGAATAGTTTAACAGATAGGTTTCAATCACTCAAATACTGCCTCCAGACAGACACGTTGGGCTATCATCTCTCTGTGTTGAAGTCAATGTACCCAGGAGGGTTAACAGTGTTGTCATTATATAGTGGAATTGGTGGGGCAGAAATCACTTTAAACCAGCTTGGCATTCCTTTGAAAGGTGTTGTGTCTGTAGAAACCTCTGAAACAAAGAGGATGATTCTCAGAAGGTGGTGGCAAAGTAGTGGACAAACTGGGGAGTTGGTGCAGATTGAAGACATTCAGAAGCTAACAAGTAACAAGATTGagaatctcattaaaaaattcGGCGGTTTTGACTTTGTCATTTGTCAGAACCCATGCATTCACTTCCCAAGTTCTAAAATAGCTGTAGAAGATGACTCTCTCATAGGTTTTGACTTCTCACTGTTTTATGAGTTTGTTCGTGTTTTGCAACGTGTAAGAAGTATGGTGGAAAGAAACAGGTGA
- the LOC115994898 gene encoding probable inactive DNA (cytosine-5)-methyltransferase DRM3 isoform X1, whose product MDSSNSNAEKAIVPKEEILDFELPPEPLYSRHVGDNVASSSGSSIKSFFIGMGFLPSLVDKVIEEKGEENADLLLETLIAYSDLQKSNSESSDSLDSLFDDKEPCSPEIATPTVVQPKEEPDVHNGFGDDKRASLLMMNFSINEVAFAIDKLGEDAQITELVDFITAAQIAEELEKDADDTTQGDEVRNSSDSPMHANNETLFGTMEKTLRLLEMGFSESEVSSAIEKYGSEIPVSELADSIFADQISKSCVGGSEYSSYAFGTVKVKTEDYSFDAVSHSRNMNGSVSHARNINSAVSHSRNINGSAVSHSRNINGAAVSHSRNINVEQTFKGKRPKQESFDDCPDSVSQSRNINIGGNSKGKRPKQENIDDSSSFVDSTWIEEKVDPKITRYGRPNLFRENPSKSLDRMVAKPPYFCYANVVNISHDSWAKISQFLYALEPEFVNTQFFSALSRKEGYVHNLPTENRLHLLPKPPMTIEDAIPHTKQWWPSWDTRKQLNCISSGTSGTSLLCDRLGRMLTDSRGLLSSEQQRDILHHCRTLNLVWVGQYKLAPMEPEHIERILGYPLNHTQAAENSLTDRFQSLKYCLQTDTLGYHLSVLKSMYPGGLTVLSLYSGIGGAEITLNQLGIPLKGVVSVETSETKRMILRRWWQSSGQTGELVQIEDIQKLTSNKIENLIKKFGGFDFVICQNPCIHFPSSKIAVEDDSLIGFDFSLFYEFVRVLQRVRSMVERNR is encoded by the exons ATG GATTCCTCGAATTCAAATGCTGAGAAAGCAATAGTGCCAAAGGAAGAGATCTTGGACTTTGAGTTACCACCTGAACCCTTGTACTCAAGGCATGTTGGG GACAATGTTGCAAGTTCATCAGGAAGCAGTATAAAGTCATTCTTTATTGGAATGGGATTCTTACCCTCTCTTGTTGACAAAGTGATTGAGGAAAAGG GTGAAGAGAATGCTGATTTGTTGTTGGAAACTCTCATTGCATATTCT GATCTTCAAAAATCGAATTCTGAGTCATCAGATTCTTTAGATAGCTTGTTTGATGACAAGGAACCTTGTAGCCCAGAAATTGCAACTCCAACAGTTGTTCAACCAAAAGAG GAGCCTGATGTACATAATGGATTTGGTGATGACAAAAGAGCATCCTTACTGATGATGAATTTCTCTATAAATGAAGTTGCATTTGCAATCGATAAGCTTG GTGAAGATGCTCAAATAACTGAATTAGTGGACTTCATAACTGCTGCCCAAATAGCTGAAGAGCTTGAAAAGGACGCAGATGATACAACTCAGGGGGATGAAGTTAGAAATTCAAGTGATAGCCCAATG CATGCTAATAATGAAACCCTGTTTGGGACTATGGAGAAAACACTGCGTTTGCTTGAAATGGGTTTCTCTGAGAGTGAAGTTTCATCTGCAATTGAGAAGTACG GTTCAGAGATTCCAGTTTCAGAACTTGCTGACTCCATTTTTGCAGATCAAATTTCTAAGAGCTGTGTTGGAGGATCTGAG TATTCCTCATATGCTTTTGGAACTGTAAAAGTGAAGACAGAGGATTATAGTTTCGATGCTGTTTCTCATTCGAGAAATATGAATGGTTCTGTATCTCATGCGAGAAATATCAACAGTGCTGTATCTCATTCGAGAAATATCAACGGTAGTGCTGTATCTCATTCGAGAAATATTAACGGTGCTGCTGTATCTCATTCGAGAAATATCAATGTTGAGCAAACCTTTAAAGGAAAAAGGCCAAAACAAGAGTCTTTTGATGACTGTCCAGATTCTGTTTCTCAGTCTAGGAATATTAATATTGGGGGAAATAGTAAGGGGAAAAGACCGAAACAGGAGAATATTGATGACTCAAGTTCTTTTGTTGACTCTACGTGGATTGAAGAAAAAGTCGACCCAAAAATCACCAGATACGGAAGGCCGAATCTATTCAGAGAAAATCCGTCCAAGAGTCTTGATAGAATGGTAGCTAAACCTCCATATTTCTGTTATgcaaatgttgtgaatatatcTCATGACTCTTGGGCAAAAATTTCACAGTTCTTATATGCCCTTGAGCCTGAATTTGTTAATACCCAGTTTTTCTCAGCCTTGAGTAGAAAAGAAGGCTATGTACACAATCTTCCTACTGAAAATAGGCTGCACCTCCTTCCAAAGCCTCCAATGACCATCGAAGACGCTATACCACATACTAAGCAATGGTGGCCATCATGGGATACAAGGAAGCAGTTAAACTGCATCAGTTCTGGAACCAGTGGAACATCTCTGCTCTGTGATAGGCTTGGAAGGATGTTAACTGATTCTCGAGGACTGCTCTCATCTGAACAGCAGAGAGATATCCTTCATCATTGCCGGACATTAAATCTTGTGTGGGTTGGCCAGTATAAATTGGCTCCTATGGAACCTGAACATATAGAGCGTATTCTAGGCTATCCATTGAATCACACTCAAGCTGCTGAGAATAGTTTAACAGATAGGTTTCAATCACTCAAATACTGCCTCCAGACAGACACGTTGGGCTATCATCTCTCTGTGTTGAAGTCAATGTACCCAGGAGGGTTAACAGTGTTGTCATTATATAGTGGAATTGGTGGGGCAGAAATCACTTTAAACCAGCTTGGCATTCCTTTGAAAGGTGTTGTGTCTGTAGAAACCTCTGAAACAAAGAGGATGATTCTCAGAAGGTGGTGGCAAAGTAGTGGACAAACTGGGGAGTTGGTGCAGATTGAAGACATTCAGAAGCTAACAAGTAACAAGATTGagaatctcattaaaaaattcGGCGGTTTTGACTTTGTCATTTGTCAGAACCCATGCATTCACTTCCCAAGTTCTAAAATAGCTGTAGAAGATGACTCTCTCATAGGTTTTGACTTCTCACTGTTTTATGAGTTTGTTCGTGTTTTGCAACGTGTAAGAAGTATGGTGGAAAGAAACAGGTGA